The genomic region CCGCGACGGGGTGCTGGAGCAGGAGCAGCCGGGCCCGGTGCAGCAGCGCGGTGGCCTCGTCCGCGTGGGGTGGTGCCGCGTGGGGCTCCGGGGGCGCGCCCTCCAGGGAGAGGGTGCCTCGCAGGAGCAGGTGGTGGATGCGGTGCAGCTCCTGCCAGACATAGGACCGCTCGCGGAGCGGCTCCAGCCCGGAAGGCGCCAGGGGTGTGCCCAGCAGCAGTCGCAGCAGCTCGTCCATGAAACTCCCTCCGCTTCAGCGGACCCGCGCCAGCACGTAGGCGACCAGCGAGTCGAGCAGCCGGCGGTGGACGGAGTCGGGCAGCCACTCGCGACAGGACTCCAGGCGCTGCTCCGCGTCCTCCGCCCATTGCCGGGCCAGGCCCTGGGCGTAGTCGAGGCTGCCCTGGCGCTCGATGAGGGACAGCAACAGGCGCACGTCCGCCTCCGTCTTCACGGGGCTCCGGGCCTCGTGGGCGCACAGGGCCTCGCGCAGCCGGGCCTCACCCGGGGCCGTCAGCGCCCCTTCCGCCACGAGGCTCGCGAGCAGTGCTTCGAGCGCTGTGGGCGCGCCGGGGCCCGAGGCCCCGTCCAGTGGCGTGGCCATGGGCTCATCCGGGCGGGGCAGGCGGAGGATGCGCGCCACCTCCTGACGCTCCGGCTCGGAGGCGCCGCGCAGCATGTGCAGGAGCATGAGGGTGCGCTTGCCCTCCCAGAGGTCCCCGGCGATTTCCTTGCCGTAGTCCGCCTCCTTGCCACGCAGGTTGAGGACGTCGTCCTGAATCTGGAACGCGATGCCGAGCGAGCGCGCGAAGGCCGCGAGCGCGTCGATGCGCTCCTGCGAGGCCCGGGCGGTGATGGCGCCCACGGTGACGGGGGTGATGAAGCTGTACCAGGCCGTCTTCTTCTCCACCATCCGCACGTAGTCGTCATCGGTGACGTCGAGCGTGCCCGCGCGAATCCACTCCAGCTCCAGCGCCTGGCCCTCCACCGACTCGCGCGTCATCCCCGCCACCGCCTGGAGGATGCGCAGCGCCGGCCCGAGCCCGAGCACGGCCACGTTGTCCAGCAGTGGCTGCAGCGCCAGGGCGAGCATGGCGTCCCCCACGTTGACGGCGATGGGCAGCCCGTGGGTGCGGTGCAGCGTGGGGCCGCCCCGGCGCATGAGCGAGCCGTCCTCGATGTCGTCGTGGATGAGGAACGCGTTGTGGAAGAGCTCCAGCACCGCCGCCGAGCGCACCACCGCGTCCAGCTTGCCGCCCAGCGCGCGGCAGGCGGCGATGCACAGCGCCGGCCTCAGCCCCTTGGCCTCGCGCAGCGGGTAGTCGAGCATCAGCGCGTAGAGTGGCGAGGACTCTCGCTGCGCCTCGGGGATGATGCGCTGGATTTCCTGGAGGGCGAGGACGCGGCAGTCCTCGAGGTAGCCCATCAGCTCCGCCGAACCCATGGCACTCGCCCCCTGCCTGCGTCGAGGAAGGCGGGGAGGGTGACAGCTTGCGTCCCGGGGCGGAGCAGTCCCGGAGTCGCGAGACGTGTCTGGAATTGCGCAGCAGCGCGCCGGGGGCGGCAGGGACTGCTCAACTCAAGGCACGTGGGAAGCCCATACGCCCGGGAGCGGAGCCGCGAGTCCACGCGGCTCCGCTCCTGTTCAGCGTCCGGTCAGCTCGTGGGCTGCGTGGTGCTGGACGGCTGGGCGGCGGTGGCCTCCGGGGCGGGGGCCTGGGTTGCGGCCGTGGCCGTGGCCCCGTGGCCCGCCGCCTGCGCGGCCACCTGCGTCAGCAGCCCCGTCATCCGTCGCGCGAAGCGGTTCGGGTCGGAGATGGTGCTGCCCTCGGTGAGCAGCGCCTGGTCGTGCAGCAGCTCAATCCACTCCGTCACCTGCGCCGCGTCCGGCTGCCGCTCATGCACGGCCTTCAGGTGGGCGATGACGGGGTGGCCCGGGTTGATTTCCATGATGCGCTTCACGCGCGGCATGCCCATGCCCTTGCCTCGCTGCTGGAGCAGCCGCTCCAGGTACGCGGGCGAGCCGCCCTCGGGCACCACCAGGCACACCGGCGAGTCCGTCAGCCGGTCCGACACGCGCACCTCGCGCACCGAGTCCTTGAGGACGTCCTTCATCTTCGTGGTGAGCGTCTTCAGCCCCTCGGCGTGCTGCTCCTGCTCCTTCTTCTGCTCGTCCGTGGACTGGAGCTTCAGGTCCGCCTGGAGCGCGGACACCAGCTGCTTGCCCTGGAACTCACGCAGGCCCTGCGCGGCCCACTCGTCCACCGGGTCCGTCATGTAGAGGACCTCGAAGCCGCGCTGCTTCAGCGTCTCCAGGTGCGGGCTGTCCGCCACCGCCTGCCGGGACTCGCCGTAGATGTAATAGATGGCCTCCTGGCCCTCCTTCATCCGCGACACGTAGTCCGCCAGGGAGGTGATTCCCTCCTCGCGCGAGCTCTCGTAGCGCAGCAGTCCGCCCAGCTTGTCCTTGTGCTCGGCCTCGGTGGCCAGGCCCTCCTTCACCACCGTGCCGAAGGCCTTCCAGAACTCGCGGTAGTCGTCCGGCTTGTCCTTGGCCAGCTTCTCCAGCAGGTCCACCGACTTCTTCACCACGTGCTTGCGGATGGCGCGCACCACCTGCGAGTCCTGGAGCAGCTCACGCGACACGTTCAGCGGCAGGTCGTCCGAGTCGATGACGCCGCGCACGAAGCGCAGCCACTGCGGCACCAGCTCCTCGCAGCGGTCCATGATGAAGACGCGCTTGACGAACAGCCGCACCCCGCGCTGCTGCTGCGCATTGAGGTCGAACGGCGGGTGCTTGGGGACGAAGAGCAGGCCGGTGAACTGCTGGTTGCCGTCCGCCTTGAAGTGCGTCCAGGCCAGCGGCGCTTCCCAGTCGTGCGTCAGGTGCTTGTAGAACTCCTGGTACTGCTCGTCCGTGATTTCGGACTTCGAGCGCTGCCACAGGGCGCTGGCCTTGTTGACCACCTCCAGCGCCGTCTCCGTCTTGGCGTCGTCCCCCGTCCCGGTGGTCTTC from Pyxidicoccus trucidator harbors:
- a CDS encoding polyprenyl synthetase family protein yields the protein MGSAELMGYLEDCRVLALQEIQRIIPEAQRESSPLYALMLDYPLREAKGLRPALCIAACRALGGKLDAVVRSAAVLELFHNAFLIHDDIEDGSLMRRGGPTLHRTHGLPIAVNVGDAMLALALQPLLDNVAVLGLGPALRILQAVAGMTRESVEGQALELEWIRAGTLDVTDDDYVRMVEKKTAWYSFITPVTVGAITARASQERIDALAAFARSLGIAFQIQDDVLNLRGKEADYGKEIAGDLWEGKRTLMLLHMLRGASEPERQEVARILRLPRPDEPMATPLDGASGPGAPTALEALLASLVAEGALTAPGEARLREALCAHEARSPVKTEADVRLLLSLIERQGSLDYAQGLARQWAEDAEQRLESCREWLPDSVHRRLLDSLVAYVLARVR
- the htpG gene encoding molecular chaperone HtpG, coding for MSVENSPQRETHAFQAEINQLLSLVINSLYSHKEIFLRELVSNASDALDKLRFRSITEPELLADEPALELRLIPDAEKGTLTIEDTGIGMTHDELVKNLGTIAHSGSREFLETLAQRGQKDMQLIGQFGVGFYSAYLVADHVEVVSRAPGKDQPAWKWASDAKGSFTVEPAERATRGTAITLHLKADQKEFLEEYRLRTLITQYSDYVGHPIKLQVKKTTGTGDDAKTETALEVVNKASALWQRSKSEITDEQYQEFYKHLTHDWEAPLAWTHFKADGNQQFTGLLFVPKHPPFDLNAQQQRGVRLFVKRVFIMDRCEELVPQWLRFVRGVIDSDDLPLNVSRELLQDSQVVRAIRKHVVKKSVDLLEKLAKDKPDDYREFWKAFGTVVKEGLATEAEHKDKLGGLLRYESSREEGITSLADYVSRMKEGQEAIYYIYGESRQAVADSPHLETLKQRGFEVLYMTDPVDEWAAQGLREFQGKQLVSALQADLKLQSTDEQKKEQEQHAEGLKTLTTKMKDVLKDSVREVRVSDRLTDSPVCLVVPEGGSPAYLERLLQQRGKGMGMPRVKRIMEINPGHPVIAHLKAVHERQPDAAQVTEWIELLHDQALLTEGSTISDPNRFARRMTGLLTQVAAQAAGHGATATAATQAPAPEATAAQPSSTTQPTS